A genomic region of Brienomyrus brachyistius isolate T26 chromosome 6, BBRACH_0.4, whole genome shotgun sequence contains the following coding sequences:
- the lrrc47 gene encoding leucine-rich repeat-containing protein 47, producing MAAGKCSEDQWVEIQKASSEKRRELVLQGPNIDKKIVSGGLDVNIYSLSLLNYLEISQCPNLTEIHPEIANLINLQSLILCRNKLCSVPEAIGSLKSLKVLDVSGNELTCLPFELSHLSELNTLNVSCNKIRSLPDGLSKCVKLASINVSKNEISNLPEDLFSSDLEHLSTIIASENAIEELSGNIYGLSALKNLDLSNNKITEIPFDLADCSKLKEVNFRGNKLKDKRLEKMVNGCQTKSILDYLRAGGRGKGRGKQQEGTAKDENTKDKRRKKRSDKHQKNKEEDEELDDLNQMVVKVLQVHDSEEAFTIKVAPQVKDVRPYIVCCIVKGMNLKQGNALKRFLTAQIKLHDEICERRTSATIATHDLHRLRGPLLYDARSPKTLKLVPLSRKEMNAAELLRQLQFEAEEQRKHKKRQNVSGLHKYLQLLDGKENYPCLVDAEDNVISFPPITNTEKTKMRKSTRELLLEVTSAINLQTCKDVMDALIVKMAELNKATLELKEEIVPDDGEPDLADGEQPLGTAPEGMTDCVSSELVVQQVRVVDLEGNLKVIYPSKIDLNVTVSNLTVIR from the exons ATGGCGGCTGGAAAGTGCTCTGAGGATCAGTGGGTTGAGATACAAAAAGCTTCCTCGGAAAAGAGACGTGAACTCGTGTTACAGGGTCCCAATATCGACAAGAAAATAGTTTCTGGGGGTCTAGATGTCAATATCTACTCCTTGTCGCTTTTGAACTACCTGGAAATCAGTCAATGTCCGAATTTGACTGAGATCCACCCGGAAATTGCGAATCTGATCAATCTTCAGAGCTTAATTTTGTGCAGAAATAAGTTGTGCTCTGTCCCTGAAGCGATTGGAAGTTTGAAGTCGCTGAAAGTTTTAGATGTTTCAGGCAATGAATTGACATGTTTGCCCTTCGAATTGTCGCATCTTTCTGAGCTGAACACCCTCAACGTGAGCTGCAATAAGATAAGAAGCCTACCTGATGGTTTGAGCAAGTGTGTGAAACTGGCGTCCATAAATGTTTCTAAAAATGAGATTAGTAACCTTCCCGAAGATTTATTCTCCTCTGATCTGGAACACCTAAGCACAATTATTGCCTCGGAGAATGCGATTGAAGAACTGAGTGGGAATATATACGGCTTATCTGCCCTCAAG AATTTGGACCTTTCCAACAACAAGATTACTGAAATCCCATTCGATTTGGCAGATTGTTCTAAGCTAAAGGAAGTAAACTTTCGGGGAAACAAACTAAAAGATAAGCGCCTGGAGAAGATGGTGAACGGCTGTCAGACTAAATCTATTTTGGACTACCTGCGGGCGGGTGGCAGGGGAAAAGGTAGAGGGAAACAGCAAGAGGGCACTGCGAAGGATGAAAATACAAAAGACAAAAGAAGAAAGAAGAGATCGGATAAGCACCAAAAGAATAAGGAAGAGGACGAAGAACTGGACGACTTAAACCAAATGGTGGTGAAAGTTCTACAAGTGCACGATAGTGAGGAAGCATTTACCATTAAAGTGGCACCACAGGTTAAAGATGTTCGTCCATACATTGTCTGCTGCATTGTTAAGGGTATGAACCTGAAGCAAGGGAATGCTCTTAAAAGGTTTCTAACGGcacag ATCAAGCTCCATGATGAGATATGTGAGAGAAGAACATCCGCCACCATTGCTACTCACGACCTGCATCGTCTTAGGGGTCCCCTTCTGTATGACGCCAGGTCTCCAAAAACACTTAAG CTCGTGCCCCTGAGCCGCAAGGAGATGAACGCCGCAGAGTTGCTGAGGCAGCTGCAGTTCGAGGCTGAGGAGCAGAGGAAGCATAAGAAGCGGCAGAACGTCTCAGGCCTCCACAA GTATCTGCAGCTCCTTGATGGCAAGGAAAACTACCCCTGTTTGGTTGATGCGGAGGACAATGTAATATCCTTCCCACCAATAACCAACACGGAGAAGACTAAG ATGAGGAAGAGCACGAGAGAGCTGTTGTTAGAAGTGACCAGCGCTATCAATCTGCAGACCTGCAAGGATGTTATGGACGCTCTGATTGTG AAAATGGCGGAGCTAAACAAGGCTACACTTGAACTAAAAGAAGAAATTGTACCTGATGATGGGGAGCCGGATTTGGCGGACGGGGAGCAGCCCTTGGGGACAGCCCCGGAAGGCATGACCGACTGCGTGTCATCTGAGCTGGTGGTGCAGCAGGTTCGCGTTGTGGATTTGGAGGGAAACCTCAAGGTCATCTATCCCTCCAAAATAGACCTCAATGTCACTGTTAGCAACCTGACCGTCATTCGCTAG